The Tardiphaga alba genome includes a window with the following:
- a CDS encoding lytic murein transglycosylase yields the protein MNQIDLRLTRRAVLQSGLGAAATLTLPGAALSAPAGFDAWRDGFRAKASAKGISAATYDRVMGRLEPDMSVFQKMKKQPEFHEQVWQYVNRRASDWRITAGKDALRKNSGLFDRIERDFGVERGTLLALWGVESAYGDPLVQTNHMRPVFPQLSALAWNEPRRRAYWETELINALRVVQNGWSTPDEMRGSWAGAMGHTQWMPEVWLNVGIDYDKDGRVSPFGKPDDALGSSARFLVNRGKYPRGEHWGYEVRADGAASSDAKRSYASWTAAGVTRADGQAFPQPNATAKLWTPAAGGPSFLLGQGFYAVRSYNPSMNYALAICHLGDRILGAPPFIQPFPGSERILTLAEVQELQTRLTRAGFDTGGTDGRVGNDTMQAVRNFQTKAGLLPADGYGGLKVLARLRQGG from the coding sequence ATGAATCAGATCGATCTCCGCCTCACCCGCCGTGCAGTGCTGCAGTCCGGTCTCGGCGCCGCGGCAACGCTTACGCTGCCCGGCGCAGCGCTCTCCGCGCCCGCGGGCTTCGATGCCTGGCGCGACGGATTTCGCGCCAAGGCATCGGCCAAAGGCATTTCCGCGGCCACTTATGACCGCGTGATGGGCCGCCTGGAGCCGGACATGTCCGTGTTCCAGAAGATGAAGAAGCAGCCCGAGTTTCACGAACAGGTCTGGCAATATGTGAACCGTCGCGCCTCCGACTGGCGCATCACCGCCGGCAAGGACGCGCTCCGCAAGAACAGCGGGCTGTTCGATCGCATCGAGCGTGATTTTGGCGTCGAGCGCGGCACGCTGCTGGCGCTGTGGGGCGTCGAGTCCGCCTATGGCGATCCCTTGGTGCAGACCAATCACATGCGCCCGGTGTTTCCGCAGCTCTCGGCGCTCGCCTGGAACGAGCCGCGCCGCCGCGCTTACTGGGAAACCGAACTGATCAACGCGCTACGCGTGGTGCAGAACGGCTGGAGCACGCCGGACGAGATGCGCGGCTCCTGGGCCGGCGCCATGGGGCATACGCAATGGATGCCCGAAGTCTGGCTCAATGTCGGCATCGACTACGACAAGGACGGTCGCGTCTCGCCCTTCGGCAAGCCCGATGACGCGCTCGGCTCCAGCGCGCGCTTCCTCGTCAACCGCGGAAAATATCCGCGCGGCGAGCATTGGGGTTATGAGGTGCGCGCTGACGGTGCCGCTTCGTCGGATGCCAAGCGCAGTTACGCATCATGGACTGCAGCCGGCGTGACGCGTGCGGATGGGCAGGCCTTTCCGCAACCAAATGCAACGGCAAAACTCTGGACGCCGGCGGCGGGCGGACCCAGCTTCCTGCTCGGCCAGGGTTTTTACGCCGTGCGCAGCTACAATCCGTCGATGAATTACGCGCTGGCGATCTGCCATCTCGGCGACCGCATTCTCGGCGCGCCGCCTTTCATCCAGCCGTTCCCCGGCTCGGAGCGCATCCTCACGCTCGCTGAAGTGCAGGAATTGCAGACGCGATTGACACGCGCGGGCTTCGACACCGGCGGCACTGATGGGCGCGTCGGCAATGACACGATGCAGGCAGTGCGAAATTTCCAGACCAAAGCAGGACTGCTGCCTGCGGATGGCTATGGCGGCCTGAAGGTGTTGGCGCGGCTGCGGCAAGGCGGCTGA
- the efp gene encoding elongation factor P: MRVIASSIRKGNVIEQDGKLYVVLSAENIHPGKGTPVSQIEMRRISDGVKISERYKTTDQVEKATIEDQNFSYLYQDADGYHFMNQETYDQVQVPPDVIGTSAPYLQENMVVKLSLHDMVPVAIVLPQRVTLEVVETEPVTKGQTASSSYKPAILSNGIRSAVPPHVGTGTRIVVLTEDGSYVERAKD, from the coding sequence GTGAGAGTCATCGCCAGTTCTATTCGCAAGGGCAACGTCATCGAGCAAGACGGCAAGCTCTATGTGGTTCTGTCCGCCGAAAACATCCATCCCGGCAAGGGCACCCCGGTCTCGCAGATCGAAATGCGCCGAATCAGCGACGGCGTGAAGATTTCGGAGCGCTACAAGACCACCGACCAGGTGGAAAAGGCGACCATCGAGGACCAGAACTTCTCCTACCTCTATCAGGACGCCGACGGCTACCATTTCATGAACCAGGAGACCTACGACCAAGTCCAGGTTCCGCCGGACGTGATCGGCACCTCCGCCCCGTATCTGCAGGAAAACATGGTCGTGAAGCTCTCGCTGCACGACATGGTGCCAGTCGCCATCGTGCTGCCGCAGCGCGTGACGCTCGAAGTCGTCGAGACCGAGCCGGTCACCAAGGGCCAGACCGCCTCGTCCTCCTACAAGCCGGCGATCCTGTCCAACGGCATCCGCTCCGCGGTTCCCCCGCATGTCGGCACCGGCACGCGCATCGTCGTGCTGACCGAAGATGGTTCCTACGTCGAGCGCGCCAAGGACTGA